A region of Thermococcus argininiproducens DNA encodes the following proteins:
- a CDS encoding FAD-dependent oxidoreductase, producing the protein MRLSEHPILNFEKVRGKEVTIYFEGTPIKAYEGETIAMALHAAGIRTFQYSTKKHRPRGLFCAIGKCSSCLMKVNGIPNVRTCITLVEDGMQIEMQEEKPLLPKTKKPPKWKEPPRIEADVIVVGGGPAGMMAAIHAQDAGAKVVLLDENPMLGGQLVKQTHKFFGKREQFAGVRGIKIADILEEELRKRNIELFLETSAIMLLQEGEEKLVVGVRKNKELIEFKGKAVVVATGAMERMIPFENNDLPGVYGAGAIQTLMNTYGVKPGDKVLIVGAGNVGLILAYQLYQAGVKVEAIVEAMPKVGGYFVHAAKIRRLGIPILTRHTILRAEGKEKVERAIVAQLDENWKVIPGTERAFEVDVIALAVGLRPSIELLHQVGCQIKYVPELGGHVVIRDSRMETTIRGIFVAGDSAGIEEATTAMLEGKIAGIGAALGAGVASPEWLKEIEKAQKELEEFRSGPFGSKVLEGLKKVVVE; encoded by the coding sequence ATGCGCCTTAGTGAACATCCTATTTTGAATTTTGAAAAAGTTCGAGGAAAGGAAGTAACTATCTACTTTGAGGGGACACCAATAAAGGCCTATGAGGGTGAAACAATTGCCATGGCGCTCCACGCTGCAGGGATAAGAACATTCCAATACTCAACAAAAAAACACAGACCTCGAGGATTGTTCTGTGCGATTGGAAAATGTTCTTCTTGTCTAATGAAGGTTAATGGTATCCCAAATGTCAGGACATGTATAACTCTCGTCGAGGATGGAATGCAAATAGAAATGCAGGAAGAAAAACCGCTACTACCCAAAACTAAAAAGCCGCCAAAATGGAAAGAACCGCCTAGAATTGAGGCGGATGTTATTGTGGTAGGTGGTGGCCCGGCTGGAATGATGGCTGCTATTCATGCACAGGACGCTGGGGCAAAAGTAGTTCTATTAGATGAGAATCCAATGCTTGGTGGTCAGCTGGTTAAACAAACTCATAAGTTTTTTGGAAAGAGGGAACAGTTTGCTGGAGTTAGAGGAATTAAAATAGCTGACATACTTGAAGAAGAACTGAGAAAACGGAACATTGAGCTTTTCTTAGAAACTTCTGCTATAATGCTTCTTCAAGAGGGAGAGGAAAAGCTGGTAGTTGGGGTCAGAAAGAACAAAGAACTCATTGAGTTTAAAGGAAAAGCAGTTGTGGTTGCAACAGGAGCAATGGAAAGGATGATTCCGTTTGAGAATAACGATTTACCAGGAGTATATGGGGCTGGTGCAATTCAAACACTTATGAACACTTATGGGGTAAAACCGGGGGATAAAGTCTTAATTGTTGGGGCTGGTAATGTTGGGCTTATCTTGGCTTACCAATTATATCAAGCGGGAGTGAAGGTTGAGGCAATAGTTGAAGCAATGCCCAAAGTAGGAGGATATTTTGTTCATGCAGCTAAGATTAGACGGCTTGGTATTCCGATATTGACAAGACACACAATCCTTAGAGCTGAGGGCAAAGAAAAAGTGGAAAGGGCAATTGTAGCTCAGCTTGATGAGAACTGGAAAGTTATTCCTGGAACAGAGAGGGCCTTTGAAGTTGATGTAATCGCTTTAGCTGTGGGATTAAGGCCAAGTATAGAACTTTTACACCAAGTTGGATGCCAAATTAAGTATGTCCCAGAACTTGGAGGACACGTAGTAATTAGAGACTCAAGGATGGAGACAACTATAAGGGGGATCTTTGTTGCTGGAGACTCTGCAGGTATTGAAGAAGCTACAACGGCAATGCTCGAAGGAAAGATAGCAGGAATTGGGGCAGCTTTAGGTGCAGGGGTAGCCTCTCCTGAGTGGCTCAAAGAAATAGAAAAAGCTCAGAAAGAGCTTGAAGAGTTCAGAAGCGGTCCATTTGGAAGTAAAGTTCTTGAAGGTCTCAAGAAGGTGGTGGTAGAATGA
- a CDS encoding 4Fe-4S binding protein: MSEIPHYLKEGFLSVEELKEYVGLPSEERLRQRPVAIPECPQEIPCTPCAEICPTNAVLMEHPNAVPVVDYEKCIGCSLCVQICPGLAFFMVHYIGEKAKVTMPHEVLPVPQVGEEVVLLNRIGEEVGKGKVVTVIPREKSKGDTPIITVEMPLELAWDVRAVKVVRE, from the coding sequence ATGAGTGAAATCCCTCACTATCTAAAAGAAGGATTTCTAAGCGTTGAAGAGTTGAAAGAGTATGTGGGGTTGCCGAGTGAAGAGAGATTAAGGCAAAGACCAGTAGCAATTCCAGAGTGCCCGCAGGAAATCCCGTGTACTCCGTGTGCGGAGATTTGTCCTACAAACGCTGTTCTCATGGAACATCCAAACGCTGTTCCTGTTGTTGATTATGAAAAATGCATCGGCTGTTCTCTTTGTGTGCAGATTTGTCCGGGATTGGCATTTTTCATGGTTCACTACATTGGAGAGAAAGCAAAAGTGACAATGCCTCATGAAGTTCTTCCAGTCCCGCAAGTTGGAGAGGAGGTTGTTCTCCTAAATAGGATTGGAGAAGAGGTTGGAAAAGGAAAGGTTGTAACAGTGATTCCAAGAGAGAAGAGCAAGGGAGATACACCAATAATAACTGTAGAGATGCCCCTCGAATTAGCTTGGGACGTTAGGGCTGTAAAGGTGGTGAGAGAATGA
- a CDS encoding (2Fe-2S)-binding protein, whose amino-acid sequence MNEKGEKIICRCNEVTVEEIEALIEQGVEDIEMIKRLLRIGMGPCQGRTCLPMVISILARKTGKSPDEIKLPATRIPIRPVPAGVLVGEMDEE is encoded by the coding sequence ATGAACGAAAAAGGCGAGAAGATAATCTGCAGGTGTAATGAGGTAACTGTGGAAGAAATTGAAGCCCTCATTGAACAGGGGGTTGAGGACATTGAAATGATAAAAAGGCTTCTCAGAATAGGCATGGGGCCATGTCAAGGGAGAACTTGTCTTCCAATGGTTATCAGTATATTAGCAAGGAAAACCGGTAAAAGTCCAGATGAGATAAAGCTTCCTGCAACGAGAATTCCAATTAGACCCGTTCCAGCAGGAGTTTTGGTGGGTGAGATGGATGAAGAGTAA
- a CDS encoding NAD(P)/FAD-dependent oxidoreductase, with the protein MKSKAEVIVIGGGSTGTSIAYHLAKLGVDVVLIEKGYLGSGSTFRCATGIRQQFTDEANIMLQKYNVERWKRLSEELEYDVNFKQTGYLFLATTEEEVEAFKQNIELHNKFGVPTRLITPEEAKEIVPLLNADEFLAGQWNPTDGKANPFKTVFAFAKKARELGAEIYEYTEVTDVIVENKEVRGVKTNRGVIKADVIVNAANAWAPIINEMAGLGKEFIPIKPYKHQLVKTEPLKEGQIEPLVCPPAWNDSYVIQDGEDGGVLCGTGIEHGPTYDMTPTYDFLRGVLKWATRIIPALKYVHILRQWAGFYAKTPDSNPAIGKIHHISGFYIAAGFSGHGFMMAPGVGEAMADLIVKGKTKVPLDWNWYDPHRFERGELRSTAFQIG; encoded by the coding sequence ATGAAGAGTAAAGCAGAAGTTATTGTTATAGGTGGAGGAAGCACTGGTACATCAATAGCTTATCATCTTGCCAAACTTGGTGTTGACGTTGTTCTTATAGAAAAAGGGTACTTAGGGAGTGGATCCACGTTTAGATGTGCCACTGGAATTAGACAGCAATTCACTGATGAAGCCAACATAATGCTTCAAAAATATAACGTTGAAAGATGGAAACGGTTAAGTGAAGAGCTAGAATATGATGTGAATTTCAAGCAAACTGGGTATCTTTTCCTCGCCACAACAGAGGAAGAAGTTGAAGCTTTTAAGCAAAATATAGAACTTCACAATAAGTTTGGTGTTCCCACGAGGCTTATAACACCGGAAGAAGCGAAAGAAATAGTGCCCTTACTAAACGCTGATGAATTCTTGGCAGGTCAATGGAATCCTACAGATGGAAAGGCTAATCCATTTAAAACGGTTTTTGCCTTTGCAAAAAAGGCTAGGGAGTTGGGTGCTGAGATTTATGAATACACAGAAGTAACCGATGTCATCGTTGAGAATAAAGAAGTTCGGGGAGTAAAAACTAACAGGGGTGTTATAAAAGCGGATGTAATAGTAAATGCAGCTAACGCATGGGCCCCAATAATAAATGAAATGGCCGGTTTGGGTAAGGAATTCATCCCAATAAAACCCTACAAACATCAACTTGTGAAGACTGAACCTCTTAAGGAAGGGCAAATTGAACCCTTAGTGTGTCCACCAGCATGGAATGATTCTTATGTAATTCAAGATGGGGAAGATGGAGGAGTTCTTTGTGGAACAGGAATAGAGCACGGCCCCACTTATGACATGACACCCACTTACGACTTTCTGAGAGGAGTGCTCAAATGGGCCACTCGTATAATCCCGGCACTTAAATATGTGCACATATTAAGACAGTGGGCAGGTTTTTATGCAAAGACTCCTGACAGCAACCCTGCAATAGGCAAAATACATCATATAAGTGGCTTTTATATTGCTGCTGGTTTCAGTGGCCATGGTTTCATGATGGCACCCGGTGTGGGAGAGGCAATGGCAGATCTCATAGTTAAAGGAAAGACAAAAGTACCTTTAGATTGGAACTGGTACGACCCACACCGGTTTGAAAGAGGAGAACTTAGAAGTACAGCCTTCCAAATTGGTTGA
- a CDS encoding MFS transporter: MKRWKSVILNTLVMTAGFGTLSMMSVAKPDIISHFGISGEAYDLQHVAYVFGLFIAFLLGHTKLYEGSFKRSVAIALSFAAIPQALIPYVGNWYLVVALRFIQGFVVSLVPLFSTQIANYFVAERPFAKGIILSGIFWGGVFGSMSAKYLVNALGWKSAFLVTVVVMYAVLLVWWLFTEDFEIVHKSEKSTKINIWSMKFTWVLGLTFFPALWVIFTIIGFSSSLAYALGWNKSQVANLSTTLNISKALWSIIMGFVGFQLSKRNTTARGLFNAIVHVMILSYAISFVGLVIYSKAMLDGSYSLALASVWLIGALQGTGPAFWTSAPATYPRSIYPRASFALGLISNSANAVAPSITEALARQSETLALGELAFMPLLGILILVTVSRMKLPVEELGEDA; this comes from the coding sequence ATGAAACGTTGGAAGTCTGTAATCCTGAATACACTTGTAATGACAGCCGGATTTGGAACTCTGAGTATGATGAGTGTAGCTAAGCCTGATATAATATCTCACTTTGGAATAAGTGGAGAGGCTTATGATCTTCAACATGTGGCCTATGTCTTTGGTCTCTTTATAGCCTTTCTTTTAGGTCACACAAAACTTTATGAGGGGAGTTTTAAGAGGAGTGTTGCTATAGCACTTAGTTTTGCTGCAATACCGCAAGCTTTGATTCCTTATGTTGGAAATTGGTATCTAGTGGTGGCTCTAAGGTTTATCCAAGGTTTTGTCGTGAGTTTAGTGCCTCTGTTTAGTACGCAGATAGCTAACTACTTCGTGGCTGAGAGACCATTTGCTAAAGGTATAATTCTCTCTGGAATATTTTGGGGCGGTGTTTTTGGTTCAATGAGTGCTAAATATTTGGTAAACGCTCTTGGTTGGAAATCAGCATTTTTAGTGACTGTTGTTGTAATGTATGCTGTTCTTTTAGTATGGTGGTTATTTACGGAAGACTTTGAGATAGTCCATAAAAGCGAGAAAAGTACAAAAATTAACATTTGGAGCATGAAATTTACTTGGGTACTTGGACTCACGTTTTTCCCTGCCCTGTGGGTGATTTTCACAATAATTGGGTTCTCATCATCTCTAGCTTATGCGCTTGGATGGAACAAAAGCCAGGTGGCAAACTTAAGCACGACCTTGAATATTTCAAAGGCTCTTTGGTCAATAATTATGGGCTTTGTCGGATTTCAGCTTTCTAAAAGGAACACTACTGCCAGAGGACTTTTCAACGCGATTGTACATGTGATGATACTCTCTTATGCAATATCTTTTGTGGGCTTGGTGATTTACTCCAAAGCCATGCTTGATGGAAGTTACTCTTTAGCTTTGGCTTCAGTATGGCTTATAGGGGCACTCCAAGGAACAGGACCAGCTTTTTGGACGTCTGCTCCTGCTACATATCCTAGGAGCATATATCCAAGAGCTTCCTTTGCATTGGGGTTAATATCCAATTCAGCTAATGCAGTGGCTCCCTCTATAACGGAAGCACTTGCAAGGCAAAGTGAGACATTAGCACTTGGAGAACTAGCATTCATGCCATTATTGGGCATATTGATCTTGGTTACTGTTTCAAGAATGAAATTACCAGTAGAGGAGCTTGGAGAGGACGCTTAA
- a CDS encoding 50S ribosomal protein L39e, with translation MARNKPVAKKLRLAKAAKQNRRVPVWVIVKTNRKVLTHPKRRYWRRTKLKE, from the coding sequence ATGGCAAGGAACAAGCCTGTAGCGAAAAAACTTCGTTTGGCAAAGGCAGCTAAGCAAAATAGGAGAGTCCCTGTTTGGGTTATTGTAAAGACAAATAGAAAAGTCCTAACTCACCCTAAGAGGAGATATTGGAGGAGAACAAAGCTTAAGGAGTGA
- a CDS encoding 50S ribosomal protein L31e, translated as MAEERVYVVPIRKIIKIVPRWKRAPRAARYVREFVARHTKADEVIIGTDVNEKIWERGIEKPPSKLRVKVTIEEREGVKVAEVHLA; from the coding sequence ATGGCAGAGGAGAGAGTTTACGTAGTCCCAATTAGAAAGATCATAAAGATAGTTCCAAGATGGAAGAGAGCACCAAGGGCTGCTCGCTACGTTAGAGAGTTTGTAGCAAGGCACACAAAGGCAGATGAGGTTATCATAGGTACAGATGTTAACGAGAAAATCTGGGAGCGCGGAATAGAAAAGCCACCAAGCAAGCTCCGTGTTAAAGTCACGATTGAGGAAAGAGAAGGCGTTAAGGTGGCTGAGGTCCACCTTGCTTGA
- a CDS encoding translation initiation factor IF-6 — MHIERLDFENSPYLGVFGLASDKFVLIREGLQEKKLDVLREVLKVPIIETSIMKSRIVGIFAVANSRAIVVPYYIWDTELEKIRTTLRENGFDVSVEPVLSKLTAFGNLILVNDKAALISAKFTREEAKQFEDIFDVEVERGIIANYHAVGSVGIVTNKGGLVHPEATDEELEWLEGLFKVDFYVGTANMGVPFVGSCMIANSFGVVVGHLTTGPEIVKIEEALGFLG; from the coding sequence ATGCACATTGAGAGACTAGACTTTGAGAATTCACCGTACCTTGGAGTTTTTGGGTTAGCTAGTGATAAGTTTGTCCTGATCAGAGAGGGCCTTCAAGAAAAGAAGCTTGATGTGTTAAGGGAAGTTTTAAAGGTTCCCATCATAGAGACTAGCATAATGAAATCCAGGATAGTTGGCATCTTCGCTGTTGCCAACTCAAGGGCAATTGTTGTTCCTTACTATATCTGGGATACGGAGCTTGAGAAAATTAGAACTACCCTACGAGAAAACGGCTTCGATGTTAGTGTGGAGCCAGTCTTGAGTAAGTTGACTGCCTTTGGAAACTTGATCCTTGTGAATGACAAGGCTGCTCTAATTAGTGCGAAGTTCACAAGGGAAGAAGCAAAACAGTTTGAAGACATATTTGATGTTGAAGTGGAAAGAGGAATAATAGCGAACTATCATGCTGTTGGAAGTGTTGGAATCGTCACTAACAAAGGTGGATTAGTCCACCCGGAGGCTACTGATGAAGAGCTTGAATGGCTCGAAGGTCTCTTTAAAGTTGATTTTTATGTTGGAACCGCCAACATGGGTGTGCCCTTTGTGGGCTCATGCATGATTGCAAATTCCTTTGGTGTTGTCGTTGGGCATCTTACAACTGGTCCTGAAATAGTTAAGATTGAAGAAGCACTAGGATTTTTGGGGTGA
- the rpl18a gene encoding 50S ribosomal protein L18Ae: MEVKVFRVKGIFEKEGRKFKFTKEYRALKPEDIKELVFSEIGSKHRVKRSKILIESIEEIKPEEAENPIVKRLSLELA, encoded by the coding sequence ATGGAAGTTAAGGTATTCCGCGTTAAGGGAATCTTTGAAAAAGAAGGGAGAAAATTCAAGTTCACCAAGGAATACAGAGCCCTAAAGCCAGAGGATATTAAAGAACTTGTCTTCTCAGAAATTGGAAGTAAGCACCGTGTCAAAAGGTCAAAGATCCTTATAGAGAGCATTGAAGAGATAAAACCAGAGGAAGCTGAGAACCCAATCGTTAAAAGACTCAGTTTGGAACTCGCTTGA
- the pfdA gene encoding prefoldin subunit alpha, giving the protein MENREQLERLAYEYQLLQAQAQLLAQNLELLTLGRNEFQAVKETLEGLKNVEEENPEILVPIGAGSFLKGKIEDKNNAIVSVGSGYAIEKSIDDAITYLDGRIKEYDEAIKKTQEALQQLEGKLQNLAQKAQKLQQEQSMGFKVPKK; this is encoded by the coding sequence ATGGAGAATAGGGAACAACTTGAGAGGTTAGCTTATGAATATCAGCTTTTACAGGCACAAGCACAGCTTTTGGCCCAAAACCTTGAACTCCTAACCCTTGGAAGGAATGAGTTCCAAGCCGTGAAAGAGACACTCGAAGGACTAAAGAATGTTGAAGAAGAAAATCCCGAGATCCTGGTTCCAATAGGTGCAGGTTCATTTCTGAAAGGAAAAATAGAGGACAAGAACAATGCAATTGTTAGTGTAGGTTCTGGCTATGCAATCGAAAAGAGCATTGATGATGCAATCACATACTTGGATGGGAGAATTAAAGAATATGATGAGGCTATAAAGAAGACCCAAGAAGCTCTTCAGCAGCTTGAGGGTAAACTCCAAAACTTGGCCCAAAAGGCTCAAAAATTACAACAAGAGCAATCCATGGGGTTTAAAGTCCCCAAGAAGTGA
- a CDS encoding RNA-guided endonuclease InsQ/TnpB family protein has translation MPSETIKLTAKFKLKETPEGLDRIFQTYREIVNFLITYAFENNVTSFYRLKKETYKGLRKEYHELPSHYLYTACQMATAIFKSFRKRKKKGKAYGRPIFKKEVIMLDDHLFKLDLEKGTVKLSTPSGRIQLEFYPAKYHEKFKDWKVGQAWLVRTPKGIFLNVVFSREVEVEEPKAFAGADLNENNVTLALPNGEFVQIITHEREIRTGYFVKRRKIQQKIRAGKRRRELLEKYGQREKNRLKDLYHKLANKIVELAEKYGGLALEDLTEIRDSIRYSAEMNGRLHRWSFRKLQSIIEYKAKLRGVRVVFVNPAHTSSLCPICGGKLSPNGHRVLKCSKCGFEADRDVVGSWNIRLRALKMWGVSVPPESPTMKMGVGKVSRNDVYELYTSYG, from the coding sequence ATGCCCTCAGAGACGATTAAGCTGACGGCAAAATTCAAGCTCAAAGAAACACCCGAAGGATTAGATAGGATTTTCCAAACTTATCGGGAGATTGTGAACTTTCTCATCACTTATGCTTTCGAAAACAACGTTACCAGCTTTTACCGGCTGAAAAAGGAAACTTACAAGGGATTACGCAAAGAATACCACGAACTCCCAAGCCATTACCTTTACACGGCTTGCCAGATGGCGACAGCCATCTTCAAAAGCTTTAGGAAGCGGAAAAAGAAGGGAAAGGCCTATGGCAGGCCCATTTTTAAGAAGGAAGTCATAATGCTCGACGACCACCTGTTCAAACTCGATTTAGAGAAGGGAACCGTGAAACTCTCCACTCCGAGCGGAAGGATTCAATTAGAGTTTTATCCCGCCAAATACCACGAGAAGTTCAAGGATTGGAAGGTTGGGCAAGCGTGGTTGGTTAGAACGCCGAAGGGAATCTTTCTCAACGTTGTCTTCTCAAGGGAAGTCGAGGTTGAAGAGCCTAAAGCCTTCGCCGGCGCGGACTTGAATGAGAACAATGTAACCCTTGCCTTGCCAAACGGTGAATTCGTTCAAATCATCACTCACGAGAGGGAGATTAGGACTGGCTACTTCGTGAAGAGACGGAAAATACAGCAGAAAATCAGAGCTGGAAAGAGGAGGAGAGAACTCCTCGAAAAATACGGACAGAGGGAGAAGAACAGGCTTAAAGACCTTTACCATAAGCTCGCCAATAAAATCGTTGAGCTGGCGGAAAAATACGGTGGCCTCGCCTTGGAGGATTTAACGGAAATCAGGGACTCAATTAGATATTCCGCCGAGATGAATGGAAGACTTCACAGGTGGAGTTTTCGCAAACTCCAGTCAATTATCGAATACAAGGCTAAGCTGAGGGGAGTTAGGGTTGTTTTCGTGAATCCGGCTCATACTTCTTCCCTGTGCCCGATATGTGGGGGAAAATTAAGCCCGAATGGGCACAGGGTTTTGAAGTGTTCGAAGTGTGGTTTTGAGGCCGACCGTGATGTGGTTGGGAGTTGGAATATTCGCTTGAGGGCCCTGAAGATGTGGGGAGTCTCCGTTCCCCCCGAAAGCCCCACAATGAAGATGGGAGTGGGGAAGGTTAGCCGTAACGACGTTTACGAACTTTACACAAGTTACGGCTAA
- a CDS encoding IS607 family transposase encodes MRLYRTGKASQLLGISKPTLIRKIKSGEIKAYRIGKEYRIPESEIKRLLEGKTLDKVVIYARVSSRDQKEDLERQIEYLKNYCSSKGYQVLKILTDISSGLNENRRGLKQLFKLVKSGEVGKVVITYRDRLTRFGFKYLEQYFNSHGVEIEVIFDDEEKTPEKELVEDLLAIVTSFAGKLYGMRSHKKKRLVEAVKNALRDD; translated from the coding sequence ATGAGGCTTTATCGGACGGGCAAAGCCTCACAACTCTTAGGCATCAGCAAACCAACATTGATTAGGAAGATTAAATCCGGCGAGATTAAAGCTTACCGTATCGGGAAGGAATACCGTATCCCCGAAAGCGAAATCAAGAGACTTCTCGAAGGCAAAACCCTCGATAAAGTCGTCATTTACGCAAGAGTCTCAAGCCGAGACCAGAAAGAAGACTTAGAGAGACAAATTGAATACCTCAAGAATTACTGCTCTTCAAAGGGTTATCAGGTCCTTAAAATTCTTACTGACATCTCTTCCGGCCTAAATGAGAATAGAAGGGGATTAAAACAGCTTTTCAAACTCGTCAAGAGTGGGGAAGTTGGGAAAGTTGTCATAACTTACCGGGACAGGCTCACCCGCTTCGGCTTCAAATACCTCGAACAATACTTCAACTCACACGGCGTTGAGATTGAAGTAATCTTTGATGATGAAGAGAAAACACCAGAAAAAGAACTTGTTGAGGACTTATTAGCCATTGTAACATCCTTCGCTGGAAAACTTTACGGAATGCGTTCTCATAAGAAAAAACGCCTTGTTGAGGCGGTAAAGAATGCCCTCAGAGACGATTAA
- a CDS encoding SDR family oxidoreductase, producing the protein MIKNKLIVVTGGAGFIGSHIAEELSKDNDVIVIDNLYAGKIENVPPNVKFIQADIRDYKSIAELISQADYVFHEAALVSVVESVERPLLTEEINVLGTLNILKALSDGHGKLIFASSAAVYGDNQNLPLKESEKPKPLSPYGITKVSSEYYCKVFYELYGVPTVSLRYFNVFGERQGYNQYAGVISIFINRALKGDPLIIYGDGKQTRDFIYVKDVVKANILAAESSRANGRVFNVAKGERTTILELALKIIETTESSSSILFDKPRPGDIKHSQADISEIRKLGFEPEYSLEEGLLRTIEWYRGKT; encoded by the coding sequence ATGATAAAAAACAAATTAATTGTTGTCACGGGAGGAGCTGGCTTTATAGGTTCACACATCGCCGAGGAGCTCAGTAAAGATAATGATGTTATCGTTATTGACAATCTTTATGCTGGTAAAATCGAGAATGTTCCACCAAATGTAAAGTTCATTCAAGCTGATATTAGGGATTACAAAAGCATAGCAGAGCTGATTTCCCAAGCAGATTACGTCTTCCATGAAGCAGCTCTTGTGAGTGTAGTTGAAAGTGTAGAAAGACCACTCTTAACAGAAGAAATAAACGTTCTAGGCACATTAAATATTTTAAAAGCCTTGAGCGATGGGCATGGAAAACTAATCTTTGCTTCCTCGGCAGCTGTCTATGGAGATAATCAAAATTTGCCCCTCAAAGAGAGTGAAAAGCCTAAACCTCTCTCGCCCTATGGGATAACAAAAGTCTCCAGTGAATATTACTGCAAAGTCTTTTATGAGCTCTATGGAGTCCCAACCGTGAGCTTGAGGTACTTCAACGTCTTTGGAGAGAGACAAGGGTATAACCAGTATGCTGGGGTTATAAGCATCTTTATCAACAGAGCTCTTAAAGGAGATCCCCTCATTATCTACGGCGATGGAAAGCAAACAAGAGACTTCATCTATGTTAAGGACGTCGTTAAGGCCAATATACTGGCAGCTGAGAGCAGTAGAGCAAATGGAAGAGTATTCAATGTCGCAAAGGGGGAGAGAACAACCATTTTAGAGCTCGCCCTTAAGATCATTGAAACTACAGAGTCCTCAAGCTCAATACTCTTTGACAAGCCAAGGCCCGGCGATATAAAGCACAGTCAAGCCGATATAAGTGAAATTAGAAAGCTTGGTTTTGAACCAGAATATTCCCTCGAAGAAGGTCTCTTGAGGACCATAGAATGGTATCGGGGGAAAACCTAA